From one Synergistota bacterium genomic stretch:
- a CDS encoding carboxymuconolactone decarboxylase family protein gives MKKYYEQFMDLMKKAGEADPSYVKALMGFVHEAEKEGALSTKVKELISVALAVTAHCPFCIAFHVKNAIEAGATKQEIIEAGLVAGLMGGGPAVAYLRYLLDACEQFGAK, from the coding sequence ATGAAAAAGTATTATGAGCAGTTTATGGATCTCATGAAGAAAGCTGGGGAGGCTGATCCAAGCTATGTTAAGGCTCTTATGGGGTTCGTTCATGAGGCAGAGAAGGAGGGAGCTCTATCGACTAAAGTGAAGGAGCTCATATCTGTGGCTCTCGCTGTAACTGCTCACTGTCCCTTCTGTATTGCCTTTCATGTTAAGAATGCCATAGAAGCTGGAGCTACCAAGCAGGAAATTATAGAAGCAGGGCTTGTGGCAGGGCTTATGGGCGGAGGCCCCGCGGTAGCTTATTTGAGATATCTGTTGGATGCCTGTGAGCAGTTTGGTGCTAAATAG